In one window of Mesorhizobium sp. B2-1-1 DNA:
- a CDS encoding D-alanyl-D-alanine carboxypeptidase family protein yields the protein MRHRHFLKLFCAGAVAFSALAGPALANPVVLFDLNSGKILQHQDAFKRWYPASLSKLMTAYVTFRAIAAGEVRLDSPIKVTKHSAAEPPSKMGFKPGSVMRLDNALKMMLVKSANDIAMAVGENVGGSQAAFAERMNAEAVRLGMNGTHFVNPNGLYSPDQYTTARDLAVLVTAIRREFPQYAPWFSIEGLAVGKRAIPNYNLLIGRYPGADGMKTGFVCPSGFNMIGSATRNGRTLVAVVLGEKSAITRAEAAAKLLDQGFDTPAAGSATIATLAPYGDTISPNDMRDEVCKKKAPAEQSEAPPAVAKNVPKSPYQEKLDHVPTLVAVGLGGATGPTPLAMLAQGSQEYADVPIPTWRPDRPAPGAGPTVAGSAAQGDQPVKVAN from the coding sequence ATGCGGCACAGGCATTTCCTCAAACTATTCTGCGCGGGCGCCGTGGCGTTCTCGGCGCTGGCCGGGCCGGCGCTGGCCAATCCGGTCGTGCTGTTCGACCTGAACAGCGGCAAGATCCTCCAGCATCAGGACGCGTTCAAGCGCTGGTACCCGGCATCGCTGAGCAAGCTGATGACGGCCTATGTGACCTTCCGGGCGATCGCGGCCGGCGAGGTCCGGCTCGATTCGCCGATCAAGGTAACGAAACATTCCGCCGCCGAGCCGCCGAGCAAGATGGGCTTCAAGCCAGGCTCGGTGATGCGGCTCGACAATGCGCTGAAGATGATGCTGGTCAAGTCGGCAAACGACATCGCCATGGCCGTCGGCGAGAATGTCGGGGGATCGCAGGCAGCCTTTGCCGAGCGCATGAACGCCGAGGCGGTCCGGCTCGGCATGAACGGAACGCATTTCGTCAATCCGAACGGGCTTTATTCGCCGGACCAGTACACCACAGCGCGCGACCTGGCCGTGCTGGTGACGGCGATCCGCCGCGAGTTTCCGCAATATGCGCCGTGGTTCTCGATCGAGGGGCTTGCGGTCGGCAAGAGGGCGATCCCCAACTACAACCTGTTGATCGGCCGCTATCCCGGGGCCGACGGCATGAAGACGGGCTTCGTCTGCCCCTCCGGCTTCAACATGATCGGTTCGGCGACCCGCAACGGCCGCACGCTGGTGGCGGTGGTGCTCGGCGAGAAGTCGGCGATCACCCGTGCCGAGGCCGCGGCCAAACTGCTCGACCAGGGTTTCGATACGCCTGCCGCCGGCTCGGCCACCATTGCCACGCTGGCGCCCTACGGCGACACCATCTCGCCCAACGACATGCGGGACGAGGTCTGCAAGAAGAAGGCGCCGGCGGAGCAGTCCGAGGCGCCGCCCGCCGTCGCCAAGAACGTGCCGAAATCGCCCTACCAGGAAAAGCTCGACCATGTGCCGACGCTGGTTGCCGTCGGGCTTGGCGGCGCGACCGGCCCGACCCCGCTGGCCATGCTCGCCCAGGGTAGCCAGGAATATGCCGACGTGCCTATTCCGACCTGGCGGCCGGACAGACCGGCGCCCGGCGCCGGCCCGACGGTGGCGGGCTCGGCTGCGCAGGGCGACCAACCCGTCAAGGTTGCGAACTAG